The following nucleotide sequence is from Nitrososphaerota archaeon.
GAATGAGAATCAAAGAGCCATCGTGGCGACACGGCTTCTAGTATGGGAGATCTTTACAACCAGCTTGGCGAGAAGACCCCACACGAAGTCTTCAGTCTTCCATGACCTATTCCCGCAAATGCCACTAAAGCTACCACGTGGTGTGACTTTCCTTGAAGCACTCGTGAAAAATATCCCGCTTCCGCCGACGCCAAAGCCTCCAGGTTATCACAGCTTGGGGCGGCTCTTGTCTCTTCTGGCCAGGTCCAAGGGGATAGTTCTCCCTTAGGCGAGGAAGTTCTTTGAAGGCTAGAATCCCCGATACTCGAAGGTTCGCCAGCTTCCTGCTTGGCAGGGGTCAGAGGCTGGAATTCGCTCTGAGGCCCGTTGCAGGGGAACAATTACTTGAGACGCAGGCTGTGAAAGACCAAATCCTGACGAAATCCCATCGAGAACTAAGAATGAACAAATCTACTCCTCCTCGCGTCTCAAGAGGTCCTCCCAGGATGTCACAGCTGGACACTTGAGCTCATCCATATAGAAGTTCCCGACACTTCAACCAAAGCCAAGGGCCCTACCAATGATTGATTCAGAATTTCAGAACAGGTTAGAATGTTTTACAATAGCCCCTGCGGGGGGCTCGTGTGTGTGCTGCGCAAAGGGTGCGCGGGCTTGCGCTAAGCTGTGCTACGTTGTGCCAGAGTCAGCGAGCGAATGGGCTGGCTCGCTCGGCTCCGCCTCGCTCGCTGCGGAGGAGGGCGGGAGAGAGGGGTGAAGGGGCAGCTCAGCCCTAGTGACGGGTGACTCGTCTGAACCAAAGGGCGAAGATCAGAGCGAAGGCGACAAGTGAGGGAAGGAAAAAGGACGCTGCCCATCCATACGTGAATGAAAGCCCAAGGACAAAGCCGGAGAAAGCAAGCGGCGGCCAGAATGTCCTGAAGGCGCCGCGCCGGTGTGACATCTCAAAGAGCCATGCTCGGTTGTCGTATTTAACACCGAGATGGTGGAGAAGTGCTCAACAGATGACGTTCTCAGCAGCATTGGATCCGTAAACGTGAATGGTGCCAGCGTCACAATGGTTGGGAGGGCCATTGTAGGGAGTGGAGACGACTGTGACATGATAAAGGGCGTTGTTAGGTAGGTCTACCGCGTACTGGGCTGTGCTGCCCTGAATATTCATGGCGTAGGCTGAGTAGTTCTTTCCCGAACCCGAAGTGAAATCAATCCGTGTCGGAGTGGGTTCATATCCTGTCGTAGCCGTGAAACTACCGCTGATTCTCACATTTCCCTGAAAAATAGAAGCCCCGTTCTTGAGATATATCACCACCCCTAAGACCGACACCATCACTAAAAACACCGCGACAACAATCAAAATCGCAGTCGAGCTCTTCAACGCACTCAAGTGAAATCTAGGGTTTGCTTCTGATAAGGATTCTCTTGAGTGTCAGAGGGCTGATCGCCGCTAAGCAGGCAGGTCGGAGCGCGGCTCTCACAGGAATCAAGGTCGTCGGGCCGAATAAGTGGACAACCCTAATACAGAATGCGAGCCATAGGGAAGCGACCCACTGAGTTGGCCGACCCTAACACAGACTATCGAACGATTTCTCGACTGGCATATGACAATGGAGTCGACCTCTACGAAGAAGCAAAACTGTTACATCAGAAAGAGTCTCCGAGGGCGTTCACTCTGGCCGTTGCCTCAATAGAAGAGTTGGAGAAGTCGCAACTCTGCGACCTCGTCGCAAAAGGAATGGTCAAGCCAGAAGAACTTGTCTTTGAGGACAAGAATGGAAAACATCCACTCTTGACACATCACAAAGGGAAACAAATCCTCTTCACGCTATTCCTTCTTACTCAAGCAGCGAACAAGGAGGGGAGAGCGAAAGTTGCCGAAGTCTACGACACGCTGATGCGGACTGGCAATACTGACACAGTCAATGTCAAAGGGAAGAAGCAGATTGTCGAACAAATTGTCTCAATGGAATCAAGGAGACAAGACTCCGTATACGTCGGCACAAAAGGCGTTGGGAAACAGGTAAAATCGCCAAAGAAGGCAATTTCGCGGAAAATGGCCGAGTATTTACTTCAGAGAATCAGTGAGTATCTGCCGAAGTTGAAAACAAACCTAATGATGAGCGACCAACAATATCAAGCGGAGAACGAGAAACGAATGAAGGAATACGCGAAGCATGTCCAGCCAGTTAACACTCCTAAGAAATCGGAGGAACAAGCCTAATGGCCCGCCAAGTTAACAGAACCCCGCCTAGCAACAAACTAGGCTGCTTTCCTATGATAATTGCGATTAGTGCGAGCGGCAATGAGAACTGCGGTGGGCGTAGTCTAGCTGCCGCACGCACTGCACGCACAGCTTAGCGCAAGCCCGCGCACCCTTTGCGCAGCACACACACGAGCCCCCCGCAGGGGCTATTGTAAAAAACAGGTTAGAATGCGAAATGCCGTTACTTCTTCTTGGACATCTCAGAGAGTCCTTCCAGACTGTCCTTGAAGCTGCCGAGCGGGTGCACCTCCCGCTCCACGGCGAAGTTTGTCGGTGAGTTGAAGAAGATCTCTCCCATCTCTTCTATCGTCTCAGTCTCCAGGACATAGCCAGCGGCGATGATGTCAAGGAAGGGACCACCCACTATCCTTCCCTTCTTTTGCAACTTCAGCTTGTATTCGAGGTCGGCCTTCGCGAGTCTCTCGAACTCCTTCTTGTCGCTGAGGACCCCATGGCTCATCCTTTCGACTACTAGAAATCGCATGCTGACTCTTCCTGTCGGTCAGGTATTAAGCATAACCGTGGATCTGCGGTTCTTGCTACTACTTGCTGGACTTGTATTCCTTCTCCAGTGCTGCCACATACTTGTCCCAGACCTCGTTGGTGCTCTGCATCTGTTCTTCGATGGAGGGGACCTTGGCGATGTCCTTCCACTTTTCCGTGAAAACCATGTCGAGCCTGGTCTTGCTCTCCCCCAGTTTCTTCAGGCGATATTCGCCAGTTTCGTCGTCCTCCTCCCCAAAATAGTCTAGATGCCATGACGTATGCGGCTTCAGTGTGACGATGTCCACAGCCACCTTCTCCCTTCCGTCGGCGCCTTCGTAGATCTGAACGTAGATCGTCCTCTTCCTTGTCTTCTCCACTATCCTCCTCTGACTCTTCGAGCCCGTGATTTGAGGGTCAGTATCACGGAAGTCGGTGCACCAGTCATACACATATCGCAGGGGAGCATTGATCGTCTTCGACACTCTGATAACGTCCATGTCTCTCGTTGCTATCGGTGGCGTATTTATTCGTGGTCCGATGAAGGTTCTCGAACTACCAACGAATTAGCGCCCAAATCCGACCATGATTTCGTCCGAAGGGCTCATTGCCCCTGTCGAGTCTTCAACTGATGAGTCTCAGACAGGTTGGCCGCAGGTGCCGCAGAACTTCTGCCCGGCGACCAAGGGCGAACCGCAGTTCTTGCACGCGGGTGAGGAGGGGCTGGGAGAAGGGGACTGCCTCAGGACGGGCGGGACCCCCGCAGCGACAGCCGTGAAGGGTGTCTGATACCTGACGAGATTCTCCCGGATGATCCCATAGGCCTTCTCGGCATCGGAGTTGGGAAGGTCGTCCAGCATCAGTGGCTCACCTCCGAGCCTGAGGGTGCATCTCAGACCCGAGCGCAGGACCCCCTTCTTCAGGACCACGTTGGCGACGTCCTGGTAGTTGTAGTCGGTATAGTCCTTTTTCAGGCCCAGGGCATGAGGGTGCCTGAGGATTATCCTCTCGTTGGTAATGACTATCGAGTCGATGTTGATCCTCGGGTGATAGATCTTCTCCTGAATGTAGAGCTGAATCTGCTCGTTCGGACCCAGGATGTTCTTCAGGTCATCAGGAGGCGACTCCACATAGCGCTCTGTTGAACAGTAGTATTTTACCAGTATCCAGCATTCATACGTATAGAGAATCGGGTTTCCGACCGCCAAGGAGGTCTTGAAACCTTGAGATGACCAGGGCTATCCAAAGATCGGGCGCCGACTGAACCCCGAGTCCCGGTCGGGGCACCCCGTTGCTCACCAGGGTGGGGTTCTAGTCGAAGCAGGGGACCTCACTTCATGGCCCTTCTTCTCATGAACGTGGACCCATACTTTTCGGAGATGAGCCCCAAAAGCTCCCCAGGGTGCTCTTGGACGACGTGACTCAGAAACTCTGAAGCTATCTCCCCGCTCTGGTTCGGTCCAGATTCGAATGCCCTGTCCGCAAGCTCCGCGCAAGTCTCACATTCGGGAATCGGCTTGAATTTTGAGATCTCCTTAAGGGCGGCTAGCTGCCTCTCAAAGTTCTTCCTGACTATCTCAAGCCTTTCCTCCGCCCCCAGGGTCTTCAACAGGTCAATCCTTTCCTCAGAGGTGAAGGTAGGGGAATAACCACACAGGTCAGCCAATTTGCCAGGCGTCTCCGCGCTAAGCAAGCGGTCGGTTATCTCGGAAGGGATGCCTGGGATCAGATTGACGAACTCCTCGATCTGGTCAAGCACGACCTGCATGGCTTTCGATTCCCCTGCGGAAGCATCATCGATTTCATTCACTTTGGTGAAGCGGATTCTCGCGTATGCCGTCTCCTCAAGGACCTTCTCGACACGCACCCTCCACAGCCCCTTCACGGACGCGTTCACTCCTCCCCTGACTATGGCTGTCTTTCGAACGTGGGCGAGAGTGCCTATCGAACCCGTGAAATCCTTTGAATCATACCTAGGCACTGCAACAATGAGTTGACGCTCCTTGGACGCCTGGAGCAGGGCCGTCATGTTCCTCTGGTCCCGGGAGGTTATGGAGACCTCTGTATGGGGAAAGATGACCACATCTTCTGCCTGTAGGGCGGGGGCTTCGTATTCATTCGTTGATGATTCTTCGGTCACAGCGTCTCACCTTGCTTCGGCAACCTAGTCTAGTGAGCGCGAATCGCCATTATTGATTCTTCCCTTTGTCCCTTGGTAGGATGCTGCTGAATCCTTTTCATGGTTCAAAGCACCCGTTGAACTCCTAGGTCAACGTGCATGGATTCATTGCTCCTCCTCCGGGGAATTCTTTACAAACCAGAGAAATTGAGACCCCGAAATCAACCTTTGTCCACTCCGACTGAGGCTCCCAAGGAATACGACACAGCCTACGCCTACAGGACCCTCTTCCTATTCGCCGGGCTCGTAATCACGATCCTCTACGTGGAGGGAATGCTCACGCCGTCTCTCCCTACCATCGCAGCCGAATTCGCAGTCAGTCCAGCCCAGGTCAGCCTAGTCCTGGCCCTCTATTCTGTCTCCGGAACAGCCCTCAACCCGATCGTCGGGAAGCTTGGAGACGTCTATGGAAAGAAGAAGATACTGACCTACGTGCTCCTTATCTATGCAGCTGCTGTCACTGTGACCGGATTCTCTCCGACCTTCGAGTTCATGCTCGCTTCGAGGACCGTTCAGGGGATCGGTCTGGCCATCTTCCCGCTCGTCTTCAGCCTGGTCAGGGAAGAGTTCCCCAGGGATATGGTCCCGAAGGCACAGGGGATAATTAGCGGAATGTTCGGGGTCGGCTTCGCCGTCTCCCTCCCCCTGGGAGCTCTCATCTCGAACGACTTCGGCTGGCGCACGACATACCACACCGCAGTTCCCTTCGTCCTGATTGGGACGGGTATGATCATCTGGAAGGTCAAGGAGTCGCACTACATCCGACCCAACCAGAAGATCGACTTCATCGGAGCCGCAATCCTCGGTGCGTCCCTAGTCATGTTCGTCCTCGCCCTAGCGGAGGGACCCAGCTGGGGATGGACTTCGTTCTCGACCCTAGGCCTACTTGCTGGGTCTCTGGTGATCCTCCCACCGCTCTTCCTCTTCGAACGTTGGTATTCATCGAAGGGAACCGAGGCCATATTGAACCTCAGGCTGCTGAGCATCAGGAACGTCCTCGCCTCAAATGTCCTGATCCTTGTGGCTAGCCTCGGAATGTTCCTGGCGTTCCAGGCCTACGTATACAAGTTCGAACTGTTCAGCCCGATCGGGTTCCACCTCGACATATTCAACACAGGCCTTTCTCTTTTCCCGCTCGCCGTCGCCTTCATCATTTTCGCTCCGCTGACCGGGATCATCGTGTCGAGGACGGGCATAAAGCGCGTAGCTGCCGTCGGAGCAATCCTGTCAGCGTTGGGCTTCTACTACACTACCTGGGCAACCACCTACTACCAATACCTAGGCGGCATGTTCGTCGCCGGGGCAGGGCTATCAATACTTCAGTCCTCAGTGATCAACCTACTCACCCTGACGGTGGAGCTTCGCGACATGGGCCTTGCCACCTCCCTGAACACCGTCTTCCGGAACCTGGGTGCGAGCCTAGGGGCCCCCATAGCTGGTTCGATTCTCAGCACTTACACGGCAGTCGTCGTCGTCTCGCAGGGGGGCAGGACCTTCCCCGCTTCCCTCCCGACACTGGCAGCCTTCCAATACGTCTTCTATCTGGCCGTCGTTGTCTTCGTCGCGATGCTAGTCATCATACCTTTGGCAAGGGAGGTGTTGGGGAAGTCCGCGATAATGGAGTCGACGGAGATGAAACCAGCCGAGAGGGAGGCCAGGGCCTCTCAGATGACGTCCAATCCTACTGCAGATCGCGCGCCGTAGTCTCCCCGATGCGAATCTTACTGAGAACCTATAAACCCGAGTAGCCAACTGACCCTGAGATAGGATGGCACTCGGAGACCCACTGCAAATCATAGTGGTTGGTATCATCGCTGTCATCATCTTCCTGTGGGGTCCTCAGAAGATCCCCGAAATGGCAAGGGCCCTTGGCAAAGCCAGGCGCGAGTTCGACTCAGCCTCCAAAGAAATGAACAACGCGATGGCTGGCACGGTCTCAAGCATCACGACACCCCAGGCGGGTCCAGCTACGGGCGACGAGGTCCTGGTGAGCACGGCCAGGACGCTTGGAATAAGCACTGAGGGCAAGACCAGGGAACAGATTTCACAGGAAATAGTGGCAAGAGCCAAGCCCCAAACGTAATAAGCCCACCACCGGGCGAGAACTACGTAAGAATGAGCCGAGAGGTCATGGGGCTTGGTGAGCACCTGAAGGAGCTGAGCGCTCGGCTCAAGAAGGTCTTCCTTGCCTTTGTGGTCGCTCTCATAATCCTCGTTTTCATTCCGGCCAACCCAGTCCAACAGTTCCAGCGCCTGGGAGACTACCTCACTCTTCAATTCCTCAACAACACAGTCATCGCAGCCTTCATCCACGCGGTCCACGACTACATCCTCCCTTCGGGATGGTCCCTGATAGCCGCAGGAGGCCTCGGGGAAGGGATGGAGATCTATTTCGTAGCCGCCCTGCTGCTTTCGGCCGTCATCACCATGCCGGTCGCAGCCTTTGAGCTGTACAAGTTCATCGACCCTGCCCTGAAGGAGAGCGAGAGGAAGTTGCTCTACCCCTTCGTAATCTCGACTTCGACCCTGTTCGCAGTCGGGGTCCTCTTCGGCTTCTTCGTCATAGCGAAGTTCCTGGTGATAGCGCTTGCGCCATTCCTCCAGGCCGCCAACATTTCGTTCCAAATCGACGGAGCCGCCTTCTACTATGTCGTCTTCCTCATAGTCGGAGCCACAGGCGTCTCCTTCACCTCTCCGGTCTTCGTCTACGCTCTCATCAGGCTCAGGGTGCTCGACCCGAACACATTTTCCCGGAACCGGGTCATAATCTGGTTCGCTGTCTGGGCAGTCACCGGCCTCTTCCTGACCCCCGACGGCGGCCCTCTCCTGGACCTGGTGATCTTCATCCCGGTAATAACCATGGTAGAAGCTGCGGTCTGGCTCGGGAGAAGAAGCCTCCCCAGGAACGAGGGGTCTGCAAAGGGACTACCGCCCAAGGCTCTGTGCAAGTACTGTGGTGCAGAGCTGTCCCCTGGCAGCCTCTTCTGTCGCAAGTGCGGCAGAAGTCCTGCCTAGGAAAACGGTTAAGGGCAGGCTGGATTATCCACCCAGCATGAGCGACACGCGGACCCTCGCTGTCATACCTGTGTTCGCAGCTCTGATAGTGGGTTCCGACCTCGTACTGGCCGGCATCCCCAACGTCAAGCTCGTCGACACGCTTGTCTTCGTTTCTGCCTACGTCTATGGATTCAGGGTGGGCGCTTCCGTCGGCATCCTTTCCGAATTCCTTTGGGCGTACCTTTCTCCCTGGGGGATGCCGGGCTACATCGCTCCTTTCCTGATCGCGGGGGAAGTCGTATACGCCTTGGCCGGGTTTCTTGCTGCCAAGTTCTGGAAAGGCAGCCCGGGGGTTCCGTCCGGAAAGAGCATATTCATCGGCAGCATCCTCGTGCTCTGCGCATTCTTCTGGGACCTGGAAACGAACCTCGCCACGGCGCTTGTCCAGTTTTGGCCGACCGTGACCCTCGCCCACGTCGCCGCAACCCTCGTGTCTGGGATACCGTTCATGCTTTCGCACGAGGTGAGCGACTTCATGTTCGGGATGGTCTTCGCGCCCGTGATCATTCTGCTCATCCCTCGTTTGATGGCGAGGACCCAGAGGATAGGCTTCGGCACGATTCGAGCGGAGGAAAGCAAGTGACCGCCAACAGGAACCTGTACAACCTGGCCGTGGCTGCCACGGCGGTGATAATCATAACCGCTACCTTCGGCGCCTATTACTACACGCAATATGCAGCAGCCACTTCAGACAACTCCACCCTGGCTGGCGAACTGAACAACGCAAATGCAAACTACACCCGGCTCGCGTCGAACTTCAACTCCCTGCTCCCCAGGTACAATGAAACGATCTCCCTCCTGTCGCGCGCCATCGCAGTCATGAACACCAGCGACCCGGCCTACGTGCAGGCCAGCCTGGAGCTGAGCGGCCTGTGGCAGGCGTACCTGACCCTGAAACCTGCCGCACCCTCGCTCCTGGTGAACAGCGTTCTCCTGGACTACGGCAACGGGACCCGCCTATGGCACAACAGCACCGCGGTCCAGGCGGGCTGGAACCTGTACGTCGAGACCGTCGTCCTGACCCACGGCAAGGTCACGGCCCAGTGGTACCCGCAGTACGGCGAACACTTCGTAACCGGAATCGGTGGAGTAATCGACACAACGTCGAAGTCCTGGTTCGTCTGGTCCTACACAAAGCCCTCCTGGCAATTGGCTCAGACTGGAGCGGACGGGGTCCTGGCCAGCGCTGGGTCGGTCCTCGCCTGGACCTACTGCGGCGTGGACCAGAGCTACAACCCTACCTGCACACCCTGAGACCCGAAGGTTGGTTCGGAATCGCGGCGAGGAGTGCGTTGATCCCAGGTCACGTCAGAAGGGTGATGGCCGCGCTGATGGCTCCGATGAGTGAAGTGTTCCTCTCGCCAGAGCCACAGATTACGATCGCATCTCCGTTTAGGGGTCGCAGTTCCCTCCTAACCTTCCGCCAGGCGTCGCTCGGGAAATCAGCTTCACAGTCCAGCGACGAGCCAGGAACCTGAAACTTCGAACCCCTGATCACATAGGTGCTCGCGCCCACAGCACCAGCCTTGATTGAAGCATCCCTCTGTTCAATGCCGCTCTTCACACCTTCCCCCGCCCCCCTGATCAACAGGGCGACCTGTTTGTCTCCCAAAGTCAGGCTAGTCTTGGTCAGTTCGATTGTCTTCGGGATCCTCTTCCTGAGCTCATCATAGGCCACCTTCCCTTTGCCTGTGAGTTGGCATCCCACTGGCCTGACTACGATGTACCCTCCGCTTCCCAGGCGTCTGATGACGGTCCTTACGGCCCCGTCTCCGAGACCCGATTCCTTCGCGAGCGCACCCCTTCCGATCGAGCCCACGTCGCCTATGGTCATCAGGACTGCCAGCACATGAGAAGGGCTGTAGGTGGGAGCGGGGCCAGGAGCTCTCGGAGAGCCCATTTCCAGGACCTCGGCTAGGGCGGGCATTCGTTCCAATGGCTGGCGGCATGCCATTTATCTCGTTTCTACCTCCCACAGACCCCGACCGCCACCCTCTTGTCTTACGCGAAAGAGCTGGCCGTCCTGATTTTTCATGCCTCATGAAGGAAACCTTCTTATTCAATCCTAGGCGGGGAACCTTTTGGTAGCAGAGGCGTGCCGAAGTTCAAGTCAACAGCTGAAGCTCTCAAGTTAGTCCACAACCGAGAGCAGATCCGCAACCTGGGGATCATCGCCCACGTGGACCACGGGAAGACCACCACTTCTGACAGCCTGCTGGCTGCATGCGGAATGCTAAGCCCGAGCGTGGCCGGCCAGGCTTTGGCCCTTGACTACATGGAGCTCGAACAGCAGCGACAGATGACAATCAAAGCAGCTAACGTGACCCTTTACTACGAATCAGGCGGGAAGCCCTACGTCATCAACCTCATCGACACCCCCGGCCACATAGACTTCACAGGCAAAGTGACCAGGAGTCTCAGGGCTGTCGACGGGGCCATCGTCGTCATCGATGCGGTCGAGGGCATCATGACCCAGACCGAGACGGTCACCCGACAGGCGCTTGAAGAGCGCGTACGGCCCGTCGTCTACATCAACAAGATCGACCGGCTGATCAAGGAGCTCCGCCTCTCACCTGAGAGGATGCAGGAATGGCTCTTCAACATCGTGAAGGAATTCAACAGGTTGATCGACACCTACGCAGAACCAGAGTACAAACAGAAATGGAAGGTCTCGATCCAGGACGCCCAGGTGGCCTTCGGCTCCTCGAAGGACAAGTGGGGCTTCAACTTCGACATGGCGAAGGCGGCTGGGATGTCATTCAAGGACATAATCGAGGCTTACTCGACCCAGTCGCTACAGGCTCTTGGCGAGAAGCTGCCCCTCCACGAGGCGCTCCTCGGAATGGTGGTAAGGCATCACCCGCCGCCACACGTAGCCCAGGCCTATCGCATCCCCAAGATCTGGAGTGCGGGGGATCTTACAAGCGACGTGGGAAAGGCGCTGCTCTCCTGCGACGAAAACGGGCCGACGGTAATGATGGTGACCAACGTCGTGGTCGACCCTGCCGCAGGCCTGGTGGCGACGGGCAGGCTCTTTTCAGGGAGCGTCTCCAACGGAGACCAGGTCTACCTCCTTAACTCAAAGAGAGAAGGGAAGATCCAGTCAGTCCAGATATTCATGGGATTCCAGAGGGAGATAGTCGACTCTCTGCCCGCAGGGAACATACCCGCGCTTCTGGGCCTCGACATCAGGTCCGGGGAGACAATCTCCAACCAGAAAGGCGTGGCGCCCTTCGAGTCCATACACTACGTCAGCGAACCTGTGGTCACCGTGGCGGTCGAAGCCAAGCATCCCAGGGACCTCCCGAAGCTCGTCGAAGTCATGCGCAGGCTGAACATAGAGGACCCCAACCTCGTCGTGACGATCAACCAGGAATCAGGAGAGACCCTGATGTCTGGCATGGGGGTCCTGCACCTGGAGATCGCGACTACGATGATCCAAAACGCCGGCCTCGAAATCATCACCTCGCCACCGATAATCAACTACAGGGAAACGATAAGGACCCAAGCAGGCCCGATAATGGCGCGCTCGCCGAACAGGCACAACAAGATCTTCGTCGAAGTCGAGCCGCTTACCCCCGACGTGGTCGAACTGGTCAGGAACGGCACTATCACCGAGAACATTGAGAAGAAGCTGGTCATCAAACTCCTTAGGGACCACGGCTGGGACCCGGACCAGGCAAGGAACTGGCAGGCCATCGACGAGAGGGGCAACATAATGACCGAGCTAACGAAGGGAGTCCAGTTCCTCCAGGAGTCCATGGACTCCATCCGGGCCGGCTTCGACGACATCATGAAGAACGGACCTCTGGCCTACGAGTTCACAAGGGGTGTCAAGGTCGTGCTGACGAACTACGTCCCCCACGAGGACGCAGCCCACAGGACCTATGCCCAGCTGATGCCCGCTTCAAGGAGGGCCATCCTCGGGGCGATGCTGTCGGCCAACCCGACACTCCTGGAGCCCATCCTCGGCATAGAAGTCAAGGGCCCCGCGGACCTCATTGGCGCCATAACGGGGGTCATCAGCGCGAAAAGAGGCAAGCTCGTCAAGATCGACCAGAGGGAAGTCATGACAATCGTCGAGGGCGAGATCCCGGCCTCCGAGACCTTCGACCTGAGCGAGAAGATGAGGGGCGCCACAGCTGGCAAGGCCGTGTGGAACACCCACTTCAAGACCTGGCAGGCAGTCCCCACCAACATGCTCTGGGGCCTGGTGACCGAGATCCGGAAGCGCAAGGGGCTCCCGCCAGACCCGCCGAAGGCGGAAGAGTTCATCGACAGGGAGTAGGCGCCCTTGTCGGACGATGACGCCGTCTACCGGAGGAGCGTCAGGAACACCCTGCTTGTCCTAGCCGTAGTCCTCATGGCTCTAGTCGCCGCTTTCATAGCCTCGCCCTACCTGACCCCCAACCAGGAGAGACTCCAGACCTCGGGGTCAGCGGCCTCACCCTATGGTTTCTCACTTAACCTGAACATGAACGCTACCCGCCTTTCTTCTGCTGAACGTCTCAACA
It contains:
- a CDS encoding elongation factor EF-2; protein product: MPKFKSTAEALKLVHNREQIRNLGIIAHVDHGKTTTSDSLLAACGMLSPSVAGQALALDYMELEQQRQMTIKAANVTLYYESGGKPYVINLIDTPGHIDFTGKVTRSLRAVDGAIVVIDAVEGIMTQTETVTRQALEERVRPVVYINKIDRLIKELRLSPERMQEWLFNIVKEFNRLIDTYAEPEYKQKWKVSIQDAQVAFGSSKDKWGFNFDMAKAAGMSFKDIIEAYSTQSLQALGEKLPLHEALLGMVVRHHPPPHVAQAYRIPKIWSAGDLTSDVGKALLSCDENGPTVMMVTNVVVDPAAGLVATGRLFSGSVSNGDQVYLLNSKREGKIQSVQIFMGFQREIVDSLPAGNIPALLGLDIRSGETISNQKGVAPFESIHYVSEPVVTVAVEAKHPRDLPKLVEVMRRLNIEDPNLVVTINQESGETLMSGMGVLHLEIATTMIQNAGLEIITSPPIINYRETIRTQAGPIMARSPNRHNKIFVEVEPLTPDVVELVRNGTITENIEKKLVIKLLRDHGWDPDQARNWQAIDERGNIMTELTKGVQFLQESMDSIRAGFDDIMKNGPLAYEFTRGVKVVLTNYVPHEDAAHRTYAQLMPASRRAILGAMLSANPTLLEPILGIEVKGPADLIGAITGVISAKRGKLVKIDQREVMTIVEGEIPASETFDLSEKMRGATAGKAVWNTHFKTWQAVPTNMLWGLVTEIRKRKGLPPDPPKAEEFIDRE
- a CDS encoding AbiV family abortive infection protein; translation: MADPNTDYRTISRLAYDNGVDLYEEAKLLHQKESPRAFTLAVASIEELEKSQLCDLVAKGMVKPEELVFEDKNGKHPLLTHHKGKQILFTLFLLTQAANKEGRAKVAEVYDTLMRTGNTDTVNVKGKKQIVEQIVSMESRRQDSVYVGTKGVGKQVKSPKKAISRKMAEYLLQRISEYLPKLKTNLMMSDQQYQAENEKRMKEYAKHVQPVNTPKKSEEQA
- a CDS encoding MFS transporter, whose amino-acid sequence is MSTPTEAPKEYDTAYAYRTLFLFAGLVITILYVEGMLTPSLPTIAAEFAVSPAQVSLVLALYSVSGTALNPIVGKLGDVYGKKKILTYVLLIYAAAVTVTGFSPTFEFMLASRTVQGIGLAIFPLVFSLVREEFPRDMVPKAQGIISGMFGVGFAVSLPLGALISNDFGWRTTYHTAVPFVLIGTGMIIWKVKESHYIRPNQKIDFIGAAILGASLVMFVLALAEGPSWGWTSFSTLGLLAGSLVILPPLFLFERWYSSKGTEAILNLRLLSIRNVLASNVLILVASLGMFLAFQAYVYKFELFSPIGFHLDIFNTGLSLFPLAVAFIIFAPLTGIIVSRTGIKRVAAVGAILSALGFYYTTWATTYYQYLGGMFVAGAGLSILQSSVINLLTLTVELRDMGLATSLNTVFRNLGASLGAPIAGSILSTYTAVVVVSQGGRTFPASLPTLAAFQYVFYLAVVVFVAMLVIIPLAREVLGKSAIMESTEMKPAEREARASQMTSNPTADRAP
- a CDS encoding twin-arginine translocase subunit TatC, with amino-acid sequence MSREVMGLGEHLKELSARLKKVFLAFVVALIILVFIPANPVQQFQRLGDYLTLQFLNNTVIAAFIHAVHDYILPSGWSLIAAGGLGEGMEIYFVAALLLSAVITMPVAAFELYKFIDPALKESERKLLYPFVISTSTLFAVGVLFGFFVIAKFLVIALAPFLQAANISFQIDGAAFYYVVFLIVGATGVSFTSPVFVYALIRLRVLDPNTFSRNRVIIWFAVWAVTGLFLTPDGGPLLDLVIFIPVITMVEAAVWLGRRSLPRNEGSAKGLPPKALCKYCGAELSPGSLFCRKCGRSPA
- a CDS encoding MarR family winged helix-turn-helix transcriptional regulator — encoded protein: MPALAEVLEMGSPRAPGPAPTYSPSHVLAVLMTIGDVGSIGRGALAKESGLGDGAVRTVIRRLGSGGYIVVRPVGCQLTGKGKVAYDELRKRIPKTIELTKTSLTLGDKQVALLIRGAGEGVKSGIEQRDASIKAGAVGASTYVIRGSKFQVPGSSLDCEADFPSDAWRKVRRELRPLNGDAIVICGSGERNTSLIGAISAAITLLT
- a CDS encoding SRPBCC family protein; the encoded protein is MDVIRVSKTINAPLRYVYDWCTDFRDTDPQITGSKSQRRIVEKTRKRTIYVQIYEGADGREKVAVDIVTLKPHTSWHLDYFGEEDDETGEYRLKKLGESKTRLDMVFTEKWKDIAKVPSIEEQMQSTNEVWDKYVAALEKEYKSSK
- a CDS encoding PH domain-containing protein gives rise to the protein MESPPDDLKNILGPNEQIQLYIQEKIYHPRINIDSIVITNERIILRHPHALGLKKDYTDYNYQDVANVVLKKGVLRSGLRCTLRLGGEPLMLDDLPNSDAEKAYGIIRENLVRYQTPFTAVAAGVPPVLRQSPSPSPSSPACKNCGSPLVAGQKFCGTCGQPV
- a CDS encoding LON peptidase substrate-binding domain-containing protein; its protein translation is MTEESSTNEYEAPALQAEDVVIFPHTEVSITSRDQRNMTALLQASKERQLIVAVPRYDSKDFTGSIGTLAHVRKTAIVRGGVNASVKGLWRVRVEKVLEETAYARIRFTKVNEIDDASAGESKAMQVVLDQIEEFVNLIPGIPSEITDRLLSAETPGKLADLCGYSPTFTSEERIDLLKTLGAEERLEIVRKNFERQLAALKEISKFKPIPECETCAELADRAFESGPNQSGEIASEFLSHVVQEHPGELLGLISEKYGSTFMRRRAMK
- a CDS encoding twin-arginine translocase TatA/TatE family subunit, whose protein sequence is MALGDPLQIIVVGIIAVIIFLWGPQKIPEMARALGKARREFDSASKEMNNAMAGTVSSITTPQAGPATGDEVLVSTARTLGISTEGKTREQISQEIVARAKPQT